The nucleotide sequence GTATTTCCAGCAATCAGAACAAAGAACAACGTCATCAAAATGTCTGAAACCATAACCGAGAAACCTTCCACCTACCAAGCTAAGAATTCGAACCACTGTCTGAGGTCGTATTTTTATCCAGCATTTTTGTACGCAAACAGCTACGACGTAACGGAcaacaaaacaaatgaaatgttCCTCCACCAATGGAAGCCGGAACAATTTACTATGGACGAAAAATATCAACGCGAAGATGAACGTTTGAAGACATTCGACAATTGGCCACTGGAGTGGCTGAACAAGAGGGAATTGGCGCAAACTGGTCTATTCTATACTGGCGACGAGGATAAAGTGAAATGTTATTTCTGCGAAGTTGAGATCGGTCGTTGGGAACGTGAGGATCAGCCTGTCAATGAGCATTTACGTTTCTCACCCAATTGCCCATTACTGAGGCGGCGAACTACCAACAATGTGGCTCTTAACAGTGATACACTGAATCGCGTCCTACCGCCCGTTAGTTATGATGTTTGCGGCAATGAGGGGCTCGAATCGGAATTCGAGGCAAGTGAATCTGCAGCCGTTGGCCGTTCAGAAGATGGTCTGACGACAGCGACTTCTGGCATAACTTATCAATATGATAGCATAGCTAGTGGTGATGCGACGACGCATAACAACTCCGCCGTCAACGACAGGCCAGCCCTAAACGAGGTGATATTGTTTCGACCAGAGTACCCTGAGTATACCATCGAAGCTGCACGTTTACGTTCGTTTGCCGAATGGCCACGTAACATGAAACAACGGCCTGCACAATTGGCAGACGCTGGCTTCTTCTACACTGGTATTGGTGATCGTGTGAAATGTTTTAGCTGTGGTTGCGGCCTCAAGGATTGGGACAATGACGATGAACCATGGGAACAACATGCGCTCTGGTTCCCTAAATGTCGTTACTTGAAACTGCTCAAAGACCCAAGCTATATTGACAGCGTCGCTGCCAAATTCAAGGTGAATAATGGTAAAAGTGCGGATAAAGGGCTGAAGTCGTCGGGCCAGCAATGCTCAACATCAGACACCACGGTCGCACAGCCTGTGATGGCTACAATGTCGACACCGAAATGTACGACATCGGCAGAGAAGGATGATATGAAACTCAAAGAGGCAAACATCCCCGATGAGAAGCTCTGCAAGATATGCTATGCTGATGAATACAACACAGCGTTTTTACCCTGCGGCCATGTGGTGGCCTGCGCCAAGTGCGCGTCCTCGGTCTCGAAGTGCCCGGTCTGTCGGAAACCTTTTACAAATGTGATGCGCGTGTTTTTTCCTTAATCAGTTATAAATACTATTTATTAAACAGTAGACTAACCCGCGTTGTAAATAATAAGAACGTTAATGTGCGGTAATTCGGCCAGTTGTGGTATGTCCCAAGTATTGCTGCGCTGCAACTGgccgaataaaaaatatatttatgctttactcttaaaataaatataaaacaagaaaacaaaaaatgcagcaTTTTATTTCCGCAGTGCGCATATTAGGAAGGCGCTTTAGTAGGCGTATGGTTTCGACTAGTTAGGCACATAAACATCTAATCATGAATGTTCATATGTATTTACTTACATGCGCGTTATCTCAGTGGCTGACACATTGCTCTACGGACGCCTAcacaaaaaatctttatttcattGCAATTCTATAGCGCATATACTACGCGGCACGGGGACGGGGAAGACGCAGCATCTTGAGACCCAGCAAGCTAAACTTCGTGCTAATGCAAACTTGTTGGCCGCTGTGTGTgggttttctttgaaataagcgaTGCGTCAGCGCCGGAGACTGTAGTTTGATGGCTGTGAAGCatataaaaattgtcgcataaataaataaataattgacttCTCACAAATACATacgaacgcacacacacacacacacagtatTGAGTAGTTCTGAAACTGCCATATGCGGAAACATTGCAATGAAGgtagtcagcttaaaactggaattaaataataattaaaattcgtGCTCATAGTTGGAAAGGGTCGGTAGGCTATACAGATATATCTAGTTCTCAATTGCACAATATTTGAACATTCAGTTCCATGGGAGttgaagtaaaattaataaaatatgttaaaaaagttCACATTTGAGCAAATTTATTAAacagaatattaaaaataaaaaggaaacaatattaaaattaatttaagtattttttttgcatCGTTTAATATGTAGAcattaaaattcaaatggttttctcatttcaaaatttgtgatttAAGTTTGGTCTCACCTCTCCGTTGGCCacctttttcaaaacttttggtTGGGCACCCGGCTTGGCCTTTTTTTGTCTTGTTCGAGTATccattttaaaaggttatatccacaaataaataaaaaattaagttttaggaAACTACCTGGAAACtgaagtcgttagctataactcgggtgcccaacggagtGCTAAATGCGCGCTCAGCGGCTCTaaaggaaattttcaaatagcATTGGGTATGTTCGCCGTAATTACTGATATATAtgacagttgttgttgtagcagcattaacattccccatacctatacggagaatgctgctgaagtgacagtccttcgccggatataaatccgggtcgaatgggttggtgcgtgattcttcttcttaattggcgctataaccgcttacgcgattttagccgagtttaacaaagcgcgtcagtcgtttctttctcgtgctaatcggcgccagctggacacaccaagtgaagccaagtccttctccacctgatctttccaacgcagaggaggccgccctcttcctctgctaccaccagctggtaccgcatcgaatactttcagagccggagcgtttgtatccattcggacgacatgacccagccaacgaagccgctggatctttattcgctgcgctatgtctatgtcgtcgtaaagctcatacagctcatcgttccatcgtctacgatattcgccgttgccaacgtgcaaaggtccaaaaatcttacgcagaatctttctctcgaacactccaagcgtcgcttcatcggatgttgtcatcgtccaagcatctgcgccatgcgttaggacgggcatgatgagagtcttgtagagtgctagttttgttcgtcgagagaggactttactactcaattgcctacttagtccaaagtagcacttgttggcaagagagattctacgttggatttcaaggctgacattgttatcggtgttaatgctggttcctaaatacacgaagtcttttacaacctcaaaattataactgtcaacagtgacgtgggtgccgatacgcgagtgcgccgactgtttgtttgaagacaggaggtacttcgttttgtcctcgttcaccaccaaacccattcgctttgcctctttatccagtttggagaaggcagaactgacagcgcggttgttaaggccgttgatgtcaatatcatcggcatacgccagcaattgtacgctcttataaaaaattgtgcctgagcgattaagttctgcggctcgtacgatgctctccaacatcaggttaaagaactcacacgacagcgagtcaccctgtctgaaacctcgtttggtatcaaacggctcggagaggtccttcccaattctgacggcgctgctggtgttgagcaacgtcatcttacatagccgtattagttttgcggggataccaaattcagacatcgcggcatacaggtaactcctttccgtactgtcgaatgcagctttgaagtcgacgaaaagatggtgtgtgtcgattctcctttcatgggtcttttccaagatttgacgtattgagaatatttggtcgatggtagactttccaggtctgcagccacactgataaggtccaatcagttggttgacggtgggcttcagcctttcacacaatacgctcgctagaaccttataggcgatatttagaagactaatcccgcggtaattggcacaaattgcaggatcgcccttcttatggattgggcagagcacacttaaattccaatcggcaggcatgctttcatccgaccttattttgcatagaagctgatgcatgcaccttaccagctcctcgccgccatgtttgaatagctcagccggcagtccgtcggcgcctgccgctttgttgttctttagccgcgttatcgctattctcacctcgtcatgatcgggtagcggaacgacaattccgtcgtcaacgattggggtatcgggatcttcactttctcggtgacatgcgcagctgtcactgtttaataggttcgagaagtgttccctccataatttaagattgctctgtacgtcagtcaccagttcgccgtctttgttcttacaggaaaacgccccggtcttaaaaccttctgtaagtcgccgaactttctggtagaattttcgggcgttgttcctgttggccagcatctcaagctcttcgcactcacgtatttcggcctctcgtttcttctttcggataatacgtctctcttcctttttcagctctctgtagcgatcccacatggctcgcgttgcgcccgatcgcagcgtggctctataggcggcatcctttctttctgcggcagcatgacattcctcgtcgtaccaattgttttttcgggcttgccggaatccgatttcttcttcggcggcggtacgtagagaacgagaaatgttgctccattgttcgtttatgccggtttgttgggcagtactctctgagagcaggagtgagagtcgagtggcgaatcttctggctgtctgttgtgattgcagcttttcgatgtcgaacattctttgcgtaggtagatgtacgttttttgccgcacagaggcgtgtgcgcagtttggctgcaacaaggtaatgatccgagtcgatgttgggtcctcggatcgtacgtacatctaatacactagaagcgtgtcttccatctatcacaacatgatcgatctggtttcttgtttttcgatcaggagacagccaggtggcttggcgaattttcttatgctggaatctggtgctgcagactaccatgtttcgggccccggcgaagtcgatcagcctctgtccgttaccggaagtttcgttgtgcaggctgaattttccgactgcgggaccaaaaattccctccttgcccaccctggccttgaagtcgccaagcacgatttttatgtcgtggcgggggcagcgctcataggaacgttccaggcgctcatagaaagaatctttggtcgcatcgtccttctcttccgtcggggcgtgggcgcaaattagcgatatgttaaaaaaacgggctttgatgcggattgttgcgagacgctcgtccaccggagtgaacgacagtacttggcgacgaagtttctctcccacaacaaatcagacaccgaatttgcgctcctttacatggcagctgtagtagacgtcgcaaggtcctatggttttctttccttgccccgtccatcgcatctcttggatggcagtgatgtcagcctttactctcacgaggacatcaaccagccgggcagaggcaccttccccattaagggaccggacattccaggtgcatgccctcaaatcatagtccttagttcgtttgcaggggtcgtcatcagtatagggagggctcatccgaggcttttttaaagttttcattgggggggatttttaagtggcgggtcccaaacccaacgcacaaccagctatcctggaatgtttcgccttctcactttagctcactcccgaacgggtgttcggaagctacccagaggatacgtgggctaatcccggccgttgtgagctgcttgaaccatatgcagaagaatcgtcctggccattcccaagtgaatggcgatcagtaactttccccacttgcgtggacttctacacatggaaccatcctcctcgtgattaccattcggaattcacagagagaacgttggttcgaatctcggtgaaacatcaaaattaagaaaaacatttttctaatagcggtcgcccctcggcaggcaatgtcaaacctccgagtgtatttttgccatggaaaagctcatcataaaaaatatctgccgttcggagtcggcttgaaactgtaggtccctccatttgtggaacaacaacaatacgcacaccacaaataggaggaggagctcggccaaaaggggtgtacgcgccaattatatatcgtccccttagtattaaatagcctataaattttttgatgtttgagaaaatgaatttcaaactttttgtcgaaagtatattagctctcactcaaatctcgttatgtctgtaaatatttaatattttttgactgacgttttgacccactttgtggaactagaatttgacaaaattttgaccacatataacatcgacgatggagaatccaaaaattcaataaaaaaataatagcctatgagcacataggctattgttatactaaggggacgatatatatatatatatatattgtgtcGTAACTactgttttttattaacactcccaaatatttgaagtgttgTACACCTTCAAAGGTTAATGTCCCGATTTGGATTTCAGGACTTCGTCTTTCTTCGCTGCGCAGatatttagttttgccttcATTTATTCTAAAGCCTACTGATTTTCcacgaaattcaatattacagaaggtttcaatgaGATATCTTTTGTTCCTTGCCACTATTGCGATATCATCCGCGTATGCGATTGTTATTCCTGAGCGGCTAAAAAGGTTTCCAAACTTCACTTCGTTTTTTATCGCATAGTGAGGAAGGAGATTAAACAAAGATGTGGAAAGCGCGTCG is from Anastrepha ludens isolate Willacy chromosome 4, idAnaLude1.1, whole genome shotgun sequence and encodes:
- the LOC128861558 gene encoding death-associated inhibitor of apoptosis 1, with the protein product MSETITEKPSTYQAKNSNHCLRSYFYPAFLYANSYDVTDNKTNEMFLHQWKPEQFTMDEKYQREDERLKTFDNWPLEWLNKRELAQTGLFYTGDEDKVKCYFCEVEIGRWEREDQPVNEHLRFSPNCPLLRRRTTNNVALNSDTLNRVLPPVSYDVCGNEGLESEFEASESAAVGRSEDGLTTATSGITYQYDSIASGDATTHNNSAVNDRPALNEVILFRPEYPEYTIEAARLRSFAEWPRNMKQRPAQLADAGFFYTGIGDRVKCFSCGCGLKDWDNDDEPWEQHALWFPKCRYLKLLKDPSYIDSVAAKFKVNNGKSADKGLKSSGQQCSTSDTTVAQPVMATMSTPKCTTSAEKDDMKLKEANIPDEKLCKICYADEYNTAFLPCGHVVACAKCASSVSKCPVCRKPFTNVMRVFFP